One genomic window of Nicotiana sylvestris chromosome 10, ASM39365v2, whole genome shotgun sequence includes the following:
- the LOC138879250 gene encoding uncharacterized protein: MGDVDNVNRNVRDMAPPVPEVALYDWAQPTTDNLATAIVVPAIQTESFQITNNMLHLLQNKGLFSGTPAEDPQQHLKNFLSICKTQRQPNVTPKAIRLLLFPFSLTGVAQVWLNSLPINSIETWDELVKQFHIKFHPPNKTAQQIDEIVSFKQKPMETLHETWSRFKGMLVICPYHGIPDQMLGQRFYIGLSDSMENIVNALAGGAFLSKTWREEHDHHQQHPKDMNYVSNYGGQRQGNQKWGQQSQQPYRPPQPQYNAGNMGVIKNIEVQLGQISMSLNNHPQGTLPADTQINPKDQGPKQLMAVSLRNGRDLDVEQERAQENIQAETFIPVPIELDDSMILTEVTVQPAQEEKNIQQETEKVAEPVEGPVVEIESDKEKSQVIGKKITPSPFPQRLAKHQKEQYKKFFEMLKQIQVNIPLIEALKEMLGYAKMMKDLMSWKFDFQDLAKVTLTQTCSAVVTRPIAEKLSDPGSFTIPCTIGNFAFAKALCDLGASINLMLLAIYKRLGIGRARPTSMLL, encoded by the exons atgggtgacgtagacAACGTCAACAGAAACGTCAGAGATATGGCACCTCCTGTGCCTGAGGTTGCactatatgactgggcacaacccacaactGACAATCTGGCCACTGCCATTGTTGTGCCCGCGATACAAACTGAATCGTTCCAgatcacgaacaacatgctgcacttgctgcaaaacaagggactattttctggGACACCAGCCGAAGATCCTCAGCaacacttgaagaacttcctatcgatttgcaaaactcaaaggcaaccCAACGTAACTCCGAAAGCAATCAGGctgttattatttccattctcGCTGACAGGAGTTGCTCAAgtctggctaaactcactccccataaactctatagaaacttgggatgagttagtcaagcaatttcacATCAAGTTCCACCCGCCCAACAAAacagctcaacaaattgatgagatcgtgagctttaaacagaaaccaatggagacactACATGAGACATGGAGCCGGTTTAAAggaatgttggttatatgtccataccatggtattccagatcagatgttgggaCAACGGTTTTACATAGGACTGTCAGATAGCATGGAGAACATTGTAAATGCCTTAGCTGGTggggcatttttgagcaaaacttggagagaag aacatgatcatcatcaGCAGCACCCTAaagacatgaactatgtgtcaaactatggaggccagagacagggcAATCAGAAATGGGGTCAGCAAAGTCAGCAGCCATACAGACCACCTCAGCCACAGTACAATGctggaaacatgggag TAATCAAAAATATTGAAGTGCAATTGGGCCAAATTTCAATGTCTCTGAACAATCATCCTCAGGGGACATTACCTGCAGACACCCAGATTAATCCAAAAGATCAGGGCCCAAAGCAGCTGATGGCGGTAAGTCTCCGTAATGGCAGAGATCTAGATGTAGAACAAGAGAGAGCTCAAGAAAATATACAGGCTGAGACATTCAttccagtgcccattgagctggatgaTTCTATGATACTGACAGAAGTGACAGTCCAGCCTGCTCAGGAAGAAAAGAACATTCAGCAGGAGACCGAGAAAGTAGCTGAGCCAGTTGAAGGGCCAGTAGTTGAAATAGAATCTGATAAAGAGAAGTCCCAAGTGATTGGAAAGAAGATAACTCCTTCACCCTTTCCACAGAGGCTGGCCAAGCATCAAAAAGAGCAGTATAAAAAGTTCTTTGAAATGctcaaacaaatccaggtaaatattccactGATTGAAGCTTTAAAGGAGATGCTTGGGtacgcaaaaatgatgaaggacttgatgtcctgGAAATTTGATTTTCAAGACTTGGCTAAGGTTACACTTACTCAGAcctgtagtgcagtggtgacGAGACCTATTGCTGAAAAGCTGTCTGATCCAGGtagctttacaattccatgcactattgggaatTTCGCCTTTGCTAAGGCTCTCTGTGATTTAGGGGCCAGCATTAATCTTATGCTCCTGGCTatctataagaggttggggattgggagagctagacccacctccaTGTTGTTGTAG